The bacterium genome has a segment encoding these proteins:
- a CDS encoding efflux RND transporter permease subunit, translating to MWLTRLALKYPISTFLFAVTILVLGLVSLSQLPIDLLPDISIPTVTVSTSYPGASPLDMEQTVTTAIERAVSSVSNVDYIQSTTREGSSQVRINFNWGTNTDVAMVDVIQRVNRAQRRLPDGVSLPTVQRFDVTSQAVCNIVVFGDLDERDLYDLSLNVIEPQIEHLPGVASAPVSGGRVREIHVTLDRNRLQALQIPVQAVLTAIANANVIVPSGDIKSGPFDYSLKTESRFNLVQPMENIVVKTVGGVPVRIRAVGRVEDSYEEQTQLTRINGQPGLILRIQKLANANTVAVVDNVKRAMPKLTGIPATVKMSLTGDQSRYIRQTIDGLAREALLGALLAMLIILLFLRNIKGTLIVVTAIPLSILITFIMFRFGNVTLNIMTFGGLALAVGRLVDDSIVELEAISRHYNLRIPGQSKIQATLEAAQEVAAPILVSTLTTVIVFLPVVFLSGVAKLLFVPLTITIAVALFGSFFVSRTVTPLMCLKYLPPEAPLERDSSKLWERVKVKAHDWIEKLDDWYEARLRWTLGHRRKIILGISGAALLSGLLLFFIGSEFFPDQDESQMSVSVRLPVGSRTEQTDTVVAGIEKTLQETVPEIETMISEMGAPPGGGGGRNSGSHAAGIQITLKPPHARRRSVFQIIKDIRPRLMKTSGATVFLSQGGFLRFLLNFGAGAPIDVEVQGFDLAAGSKLAAEVAEVVRSVPGATDVQVSREDNLPELRVKIDRDKAGVLGVSVSDIANTINTCMGGTVASLYTDPVTGNSYNILVRLDERFRSSPGDLARIIVPGAGGQPVLLGSVATVTRTLAPVQITRKNQERLVNVTANVSGRSLGAVAGDINRRLAKLAVPAGFTVKLKGNVEQQQKTFRDLMLAFLLAILLVYVVMASQFQSLLDPFIIMFTVPLGIVGVFWTLFLTGTTLSVTSFQGIIVMVGIVVSNGILLVDYTNHLRQKGVELHQAVIRAGRTRLKPILMTTLTTVIGLIPMAIGLGGESTQAPLAIAVIGGLTVSTALTLFFVPALYTVFEQRFKREAE from the coding sequence GATCTGCTGCCGGACATCAGCATCCCCACGGTCACCGTCTCCACCTCCTATCCCGGGGCCAGCCCGCTGGACATGGAGCAGACCGTGACCACGGCCATCGAGCGGGCTGTCAGCTCGGTCAGCAACGTGGACTACATCCAGTCCACCACCCGGGAGGGCAGCTCCCAGGTGCGGATCAACTTCAACTGGGGCACCAACACCGACGTGGCCATGGTGGATGTGATCCAGAGGGTGAACCGGGCCCAGCGGAGGCTGCCGGACGGCGTCTCCCTGCCCACCGTCCAGCGCTTTGACGTCACCTCGCAGGCGGTCTGCAACATCGTGGTCTTCGGAGACCTGGACGAGCGCGACCTCTACGACCTGTCCCTCAATGTCATCGAGCCCCAGATCGAGCACCTGCCGGGGGTGGCCTCGGCCCCGGTTTCGGGCGGCCGGGTGCGGGAGATCCACGTTACTCTGGACCGCAACCGGCTTCAGGCCTTGCAGATTCCGGTGCAGGCGGTGCTGACCGCCATCGCCAACGCCAACGTGATCGTGCCCTCGGGCGACATCAAGTCCGGCCCCTTCGACTATTCCCTTAAGACCGAGAGCCGTTTCAACCTGGTCCAGCCGATGGAGAACATCGTGGTCAAGACCGTGGGCGGGGTGCCGGTCCGGATCCGGGCCGTCGGCAGAGTGGAGGACAGCTATGAGGAGCAGACCCAGCTCACCCGGATCAATGGCCAGCCAGGGCTGATACTGAGGATCCAGAAACTGGCCAACGCCAACACCGTGGCGGTGGTGGACAACGTCAAGCGGGCCATGCCCAAGCTGACCGGGATCCCGGCCACCGTCAAAATGTCATTGACCGGGGACCAGTCGCGGTACATCCGCCAGACCATCGACGGGCTGGCCCGGGAGGCCCTGCTGGGGGCCCTGCTGGCCATGCTGATCATCCTGCTGTTCCTGCGCAACATCAAGGGGACGCTGATCGTGGTGACGGCCATCCCCCTGTCGATCCTGATCACCTTCATCATGTTCCGGTTCGGCAACGTCACCCTGAACATCATGACCTTCGGCGGGCTGGCCCTGGCGGTGGGCCGGCTGGTGGACGACTCCATCGTGGAGCTGGAGGCCATCTCCCGCCACTACAACCTGCGGATCCCCGGCCAAAGCAAGATCCAGGCCACCCTGGAGGCGGCCCAGGAAGTGGCGGCCCCGATCCTGGTTTCCACCCTGACCACGGTCATCGTCTTTCTGCCGGTGGTCTTTCTATCCGGGGTGGCCAAGCTGCTGTTCGTTCCCCTGACCATCACCATCGCGGTGGCCCTGTTCGGCTCGTTCTTCGTGTCCCGCACCGTGACGCCGCTGATGTGCCTGAAATACCTGCCGCCGGAGGCCCCGCTGGAACGGGACTCCTCCAAATTGTGGGAAAGGGTCAAGGTCAAGGCCCATGACTGGATCGAGAAGCTCGACGACTGGTATGAGGCCAGGCTGCGCTGGACCCTGGGCCACCGCCGGAAGATAATTTTGGGGATCTCCGGGGCGGCTCTTTTGTCCGGACTATTGCTGTTCTTCATCGGATCGGAATTCTTTCCGGACCAGGACGAGAGCCAGATGAGCGTTTCGGTGCGGCTGCCGGTGGGCTCGCGCACCGAGCAGACCGACACGGTGGTGGCCGGCATCGAAAAGACCCTGCAGGAGACCGTCCCCGAGATCGAGACCATGATCTCGGAGATGGGGGCCCCGCCCGGCGGCGGCGGCGGCCGGAACTCGGGCAGCCACGCGGCCGGGATCCAGATAACCCTGAAACCGCCCCATGCCCGCCGGCGCTCGGTGTTCCAGATCATCAAGGACATCCGTCCCCGGCTGATGAAGACCTCCGGAGCCACGGTATTCCTGAGCCAGGGCGGCTTCCTGCGCTTCCTGCTGAATTTCGGAGCCGGGGCGCCGATCGACGTGGAGGTCCAGGGATTTGACCTGGCCGCCGGTTCCAAGCTGGCAGCCGAGGTGGCGGAGGTCGTCCGGTCGGTGCCGGGGGCCACCGACGTCCAGGTCAGCCGGGAGGACAACCTGCCCGAACTGCGGGTGAAGATCGACCGGGACAAGGCCGGGGTGCTGGGGGTCAGCGTTTCCGACATTGCCAATACCATCAATACCTGCATGGGCGGCACGGTGGCCTCGCTGTATACCGACCCGGTCACCGGGAATTCCTACAACATTTTGGTGCGGCTGGACGAACGCTTCCGTTCCAGTCCCGGCGACCTGGCCAGGATAATAGTGCCCGGGGCCGGCGGACAGCCGGTGCTTTTGGGCAGCGTGGCCACCGTGACCCGGACCCTGGCCCCGGTCCAGATCACCCGCAAGAACCAGGAGCGGCTGGTCAACGTCACCGCCAACGTCTCCGGCCGTTCGCTGGGGGCCGTAGCCGGGGACATCAACCGCAGGCTGGCCAAGCTGGCGGTGCCGGCCGGGTTCACCGTCAAACTCAAGGGCAACGTGGAGCAGCAACAGAAGACCTTCCGCGACCTGATGCTGGCCTTCCTGCTGGCTATCCTGCTGGTCTACGTGGTGATGGCCTCGCAGTTCCAGTCGCTGCTGGATCCGTTCATCATCATGTTCACCGTGCCGCTGGGCATCGTCGGCGTCTTCTGGACGCTGTTTCTGACCGGCACCACCCTGTCGGTGACCTCGTTCCAGGGCATCATCGTGATGGTCGGGATCGTGGTCAGCAACGGCATCCTGCTGGTGGACTATACCAACCACCTGAGGCAGAAGGGGGTGGAGCTGCACCAGGCGGTGATCAGGGCCGGGCGCACCCGGCTGAAGCCGATCCTTATGACCACCCTGACCACCGTCATCGGCCTGATACCGATGGCCATCGGTTTGGGCGGCGAGTCCACCCAGGCCCCGCTGGCCATTGCGGTGATCGGCGGCCTGACGGTGTCCACCGCCCTGACCCTGTTCTTCGTGCCGGCGCTTTATACGGTGTTCGAGCAGAGGTTCAAGCGGGAAGCCGAATAA
- a CDS encoding TolC family protein, producing the protein MTGKTKIAGLFFLLVLSSTVQGVTLGWDDIVVLAKTHNQDLKNAELSIKQAEIEYSKAATNLYPKLSTSAGYSLSGGDEGGTSDAYALGISGSLPVFSGFSDVTELQIQKVNKAIERENYFRTYSDVLYGLKTSYINLLTTQEMLALWQNIQKQRTDNYNLVKLKYQAGREDRGAMLRMEADKLQADYELANAKRDSISAMLELMRNIGIGASDTFTVTGSLVVDSLPSMASGDSVLGTVPEYRLSKYKLESTKLKIRQAKSGYYPDVSLSSGYSMRGSTFPPDYGGWNVGLSLSYPLTGSLTNKYQVNTARNSMAMSEHTFEKTALTINASIQSARNDLLRAVENIIINEKYLAASKEQSLITSRKYMNGLATYTEWYSVETDYVNAKKNMLSSRKNAILLRAKLANIMGEGE; encoded by the coding sequence ATGACGGGTAAAACAAAGATAGCGGGGTTATTCTTTCTGCTTGTGCTTAGTTCCACTGTCCAAGGGGTGACGCTCGGTTGGGACGACATTGTTGTCCTCGCCAAGACCCATAACCAGGATCTAAAGAATGCCGAACTATCCATCAAACAGGCGGAGATCGAGTATTCCAAGGCGGCTACCAACCTGTACCCAAAGCTGTCCACTTCGGCAGGGTATTCACTGTCGGGGGGGGATGAAGGGGGCACATCAGACGCCTATGCCCTGGGGATTTCCGGAAGCCTCCCGGTATTCTCGGGATTCAGCGACGTCACTGAGCTCCAGATTCAGAAGGTTAATAAGGCGATCGAGCGGGAGAATTACTTCCGGACATATTCAGACGTGCTGTACGGTTTAAAAACCAGCTATATTAACCTGCTAACAACCCAGGAAATGCTGGCCTTGTGGCAGAATATCCAGAAACAGCGGACGGATAATTATAACTTGGTCAAGCTGAAATACCAGGCGGGTAGGGAGGACAGGGGGGCGATGCTACGGATGGAAGCCGATAAGCTCCAGGCCGACTATGAGCTGGCCAACGCCAAGCGGGACAGCATTTCGGCGATGCTGGAATTGATGAGGAACATTGGCATCGGTGCCAGCGATACGTTTACTGTAACAGGTAGTCTGGTGGTCGATAGTCTGCCCTCTATGGCATCCGGTGATTCCGTGCTCGGTACCGTCCCGGAGTACCGCTTATCGAAGTACAAGCTGGAATCGACGAAGTTAAAAATCCGCCAGGCGAAGAGCGGATATTATCCCGATGTATCACTGTCCAGCGGCTACAGTATGCGCGGATCGACCTTCCCGCCGGATTATGGGGGGTGGAACGTCGGTTTGAGCCTGTCCTATCCCCTCACTGGAAGCCTGACGAACAAATACCAAGTGAACACCGCTCGGAACAGCATGGCGATGTCGGAACATACCTTCGAGAAAACCGCGTTGACGATCAATGCCTCGATTCAGTCAGCTCGAAACGACTTGCTTCGGGCCGTGGAGAACATTATCATCAACGAAAAGTACCTGGCAGCCTCGAAGGAACAGTCGCTAATCACTTCCCGGAAGTATATGAATGGATTGGCTACCTACACCGAATGGTATTCGGTTGAGACTGATTATGTGAACGCCAAGAAAAACATGCTGTCATCCCGGAAAAATGCGATCCTGTTACGAGCGAAATTAGCAAATATTATGGGCGAAGGAGAATAA